A stretch of Blautia liquoris DNA encodes these proteins:
- a CDS encoding aminotransferase class I/II-fold pyridoxal phosphate-dependent enzyme, with product MNQDQLPIVNALVDFSGRNPAYFRIPAHRFAGGVNPRLLDAFGEGVFRCDLSEAEGLDDLHQARGVIKQAQELAADLWGAKRTFFLVNGTTCGNEAMVISMTSPGDKVIIPRNAHKSLLMGMIMSGADPCYVMPEFDDAWNVWGSVDVLGIKHLLEGEASGCKSVFLVSPTYYGVLSDLKSISKVCHDHGALLCVDEAHGSHLYFSDKLPKGALRQDVDMCAQSIHKTAGSMTQSSLLQINSDRVEQHQVMKALQMVQSTSPSYILMASLDAARQELALHGEEMIEKALELADTARHQIHSIPGISVLQKDENNSAVYDLDPLRLVFSARKLHISGYRMQQLLYEDSGVSTELADEDNVVCVITFGNTKEDIDRLVHGIRRIAKETKYQQEYKRDDQERFSMKLPKKVLTPRDAYFHKKETVRWQDARGRISGEMIVPYPPGIPLIYPGELIDDEIFDQIDDYRRKGLSIHGPADTKLSNLQIITF from the coding sequence ATGAATCAGGATCAGTTACCAATCGTCAATGCTTTAGTTGATTTTTCTGGCAGAAATCCGGCGTATTTTCGGATTCCTGCTCACCGTTTTGCCGGGGGTGTGAATCCCCGGCTTTTAGATGCTTTCGGGGAAGGAGTATTCCGATGCGATCTTTCAGAGGCGGAAGGTCTGGATGATCTGCACCAGGCAAGGGGTGTGATCAAACAGGCACAGGAACTGGCGGCAGATCTCTGGGGTGCAAAAAGAACTTTCTTTCTGGTGAACGGTACGACATGTGGAAACGAGGCAATGGTGATTTCTATGACATCTCCGGGCGACAAGGTGATTATCCCGAGAAATGCTCACAAATCCCTGTTGATGGGAATGATTATGAGTGGCGCGGATCCCTGTTATGTGATGCCGGAGTTTGACGATGCATGGAATGTCTGGGGCAGTGTCGATGTATTGGGAATTAAACATCTCCTGGAAGGCGAGGCATCCGGATGCAAATCCGTCTTTCTGGTAAGCCCCACCTATTATGGTGTATTAAGCGATCTGAAGTCCATAAGCAAAGTATGCCATGATCATGGGGCACTATTGTGTGTCGATGAGGCACACGGAAGTCACCTGTACTTTTCCGATAAACTGCCAAAAGGTGCACTTCGGCAGGATGTGGATATGTGTGCACAGAGTATACACAAAACTGCAGGCAGTATGACACAGAGTTCTCTTTTGCAGATCAACAGTGATCGCGTAGAGCAACATCAGGTGATGAAGGCACTGCAGATGGTTCAAAGCACGAGTCCTTCGTATATACTGATGGCATCTTTGGATGCGGCCAGACAGGAACTGGCTCTTCATGGAGAAGAGATGATTGAGAAGGCTCTTGAACTTGCTGATACCGCCAGACATCAGATTCACAGTATTCCCGGTATAAGTGTACTACAAAAAGATGAAAACAACAGTGCGGTTTATGATCTGGATCCTCTGCGGCTGGTTTTCTCCGCCAGAAAACTTCACATCAGTGGTTACCGAATGCAGCAGCTTTTGTATGAGGACAGCGGTGTAAGCACGGAGCTTGCAGATGAAGACAACGTTGTCTGCGTCATTACATTTGGCAATACAAAAGAAGATATTGACAGACTGGTACATGGAATCAGACGGATTGCAAAGGAAACCAAATATCAGCAGGAATACAAAAGAGATGATCAGGAGCGGTTTTCCATGAAACTTCCCAAAAAAGTATTAACGCCTCGTGACGCCTATTTTCATAAAAAAGAAACAGTAAGATGGCAGGATGCCCGAGGCAGGATATCAGGGGAGATGATTGTCCCTTATCCGCCCGGAATCCCGCTGATATATCCCGGAGAGCTGATTGATGACGAGATCTTTGATCAGATAGATGACTACAGACGAAAAGGGCTCTCGATACACGGTCCTGCTGATACAAAACTGAGTAACCTCCAGATTATAACCTTTTGA
- a CDS encoding branched-chain amino acid aminotransferase, with product MRKSYTQKRGASEMKKDIDWKNVGFSYLQTDKRYVSNYKDGAWDEGELTSDSNVVLNECACVLQYCQECFEGLKAYTTKDGKIVTFRPELNAARMMDSAERLYMPQFPKERFIDALDQLVKANVDYVPPYGSGATLYIRPYMFGSNPVIGVKPATEFQFRMFCTPVGPYYKGGINPLSICVSDFDRAAPHGTGNVKAGLNYAMSLYAVMDAHNRGFDENMYLDAATRTKVEESGGANFIFVTKDDKVITPKSDSILPSVTRRSIMHVAKEYLGLEVEEREVYLDEVKDFAECGMCGTAAVISPIGKIDDHGKEILFPSGMDHMGPVIQKLYDTLTGIQMGEIKSPEGWIHVIE from the coding sequence ATTAGAAAAAGTTACACCCAGAAAAGAGGAGCAAGCGAAATGAAGAAAGATATTGATTGGAAAAATGTTGGATTTAGTTATCTCCAGACAGATAAGCGTTATGTCTCGAATTATAAGGACGGGGCATGGGATGAAGGAGAGCTAACCTCCGATTCGAATGTTGTGCTCAATGAGTGTGCCTGCGTACTTCAGTATTGTCAGGAATGTTTCGAGGGCCTGAAAGCATATACGACAAAAGATGGAAAGATTGTGACATTCCGTCCGGAACTGAATGCTGCCCGCATGATGGATTCGGCTGAAAGGCTATATATGCCGCAGTTTCCAAAGGAACGTTTTATCGATGCGCTCGATCAGCTTGTAAAGGCGAATGTTGATTACGTTCCCCCATATGGATCGGGAGCAACATTATATATCCGGCCTTATATGTTTGGCAGTAATCCTGTAATTGGGGTGAAACCCGCAACTGAGTTTCAGTTTCGTATGTTCTGTACGCCTGTCGGACCTTACTATAAGGGCGGGATTAATCCGCTCTCAATCTGTGTCAGTGATTTCGACCGCGCGGCTCCTCATGGAACAGGCAATGTAAAGGCCGGTCTAAACTATGCGATGAGCCTGTATGCCGTGATGGATGCACATAACCGAGGTTTTGATGAGAATATGTATCTGGATGCTGCGACAAGGACGAAAGTGGAGGAATCTGGTGGAGCTAACTTTATTTTTGTGACGAAAGACGATAAAGTAATAACTCCAAAATCAGACAGTATACTTCCATCTGTGACGAGACGTTCTATCATGCATGTTGCAAAGGAGTATCTGGGGCTGGAAGTAGAGGAGCGAGAAGTTTATCTCGATGAAGTGAAAGATTTTGCAGAGTGTGGAATGTGCGGTACTGCGGCTGTAATCTCTCCGATTGGAAAAATTGATGACCATGGAAAAGAAATTCTCTTCCCGAGCGGCATGGACCATATGGGACCTGTGATCCAGAAACTTTATGATACCCTGACAGGTATTCAGATGGGTGAAATTAAGTCTCCTGAGGGCTGGATTCATGTCATTGAATAG
- a CDS encoding DUF1292 domain-containing protein, translating into MSDENKDLNCEGNCDFCEDECEDMDQPTVTLTLDDDTEITCAILTIYPAGDNQYIALLPLNEESENEDGEVYLYRYLENENGQPTLENIDTDEEYDIAADAFDELMDEQEFEDLDTDDNL; encoded by the coding sequence ATGAGTGATGAGAACAAAGATTTAAACTGCGAGGGGAATTGTGATTTTTGCGAAGATGAATGCGAGGATATGGACCAGCCTACGGTTACGCTGACACTCGATGACGACACAGAGATCACTTGTGCGATCCTCACCATCTATCCAGCTGGGGACAATCAGTATATTGCACTTCTTCCACTGAATGAGGAAAGTGAAAACGAAGACGGCGAAGTATACCTCTATCGTTATCTCGAGAATGAAAACGGACAGCCTACCCTTGAAAATATCGACACAGATGAAGAATACGACATTGCTGCCGATGCATTCGATGAGCTGATGGATGAACAAGAATTCGAAGATCTGGATACAGACGACAATTTGTAA
- a CDS encoding L,D-transpeptidase family protein, protein MGYDVNDFQDKLEKELENYVGGPLPDDDEFGRDNYDGDGLYDNYDYDDDESGDKKNRIKTIIISAVLVLTVVLVGIYGGFTYYYHNRFYKGTVINNTDCGRLTVSQAEEKIRKNVENYELKLKFRGGEKKDIRSSDIDLEYIPDDSLTNLRKSQSPFLWPKGIFGGSKKYNFKANITYDENKLDQIVSYIPQLQDENMQGPEDAKVEFLDNKFQVTEEVRGNKLDKGKALGFIKKAIDSGQKNLSLEKAGAYEEPKVLSDDKNLQTQAAQLNELTASSITYQLPQGDQVLDGNTLRQWLFVDDNGNYSKDDDVWNQHIREYVQNLAESVDTYDVDTKFQATGLGEITVKGKFGFQINQEAEAAQLLDELSNHTVTTRKPAFSQEAPTYENNGFGNSYVEIDLSRQHVWVYKDGALAVDTGCVSGKMTSDRWTPPGIFHLTFKKSPSVLRGAKRADGTYEYESPVTYWMPFNGGIGLHDATWRTSGQFGTNIYKNRGSHGCINLPLSKAKAIYEIIDESMPIICYYSETYNVAPAEKKADETKEAPTASPDEEKKQDSDTTKEKDKTKEEKKKDTPAPTKTPPAPTKVPTPAPTDPPVTETPTPTDPPAPTNTPEEPSPDQPTENE, encoded by the coding sequence ATGGGATATGATGTTAACGACTTTCAGGATAAATTAGAAAAGGAACTTGAGAATTATGTTGGTGGTCCTCTGCCGGACGATGATGAATTTGGCAGAGATAATTATGATGGCGATGGGTTATATGACAATTATGATTATGATGACGATGAAAGTGGAGACAAAAAAAACAGAATTAAAACAATTATAATTTCTGCGGTTTTAGTATTGACCGTAGTGTTAGTTGGAATTTACGGAGGTTTTACATATTATTATCATAACCGCTTTTATAAAGGAACGGTTATCAACAATACTGATTGTGGCAGACTGACAGTATCCCAGGCAGAAGAGAAAATTCGAAAAAATGTCGAAAATTATGAACTGAAACTGAAATTTAGAGGCGGAGAGAAAAAAGATATCAGGAGTTCAGATATAGATCTTGAGTATATTCCGGATGATAGCCTTACCAATCTCAGGAAATCTCAGAGTCCTTTTCTGTGGCCTAAAGGTATATTTGGCGGATCGAAGAAATATAATTTCAAGGCCAACATAACGTACGATGAGAATAAATTAGACCAGATTGTCTCCTATATTCCGCAGCTTCAGGATGAGAATATGCAGGGACCGGAAGATGCAAAGGTTGAATTCTTGGATAATAAATTCCAGGTAACAGAGGAAGTCAGGGGAAATAAACTTGATAAGGGGAAAGCCCTTGGGTTCATCAAAAAAGCAATCGACAGTGGACAGAAGAATCTTTCTCTCGAAAAAGCAGGTGCATATGAAGAGCCAAAAGTTTTGTCGGACGATAAAAACCTTCAGACCCAGGCAGCACAGTTGAACGAACTGACGGCGAGCAGTATTACCTACCAGCTGCCCCAGGGAGATCAAGTCCTTGATGGGAACACTTTAAGACAGTGGCTTTTTGTAGATGATAACGGAAATTACTCCAAGGATGATGATGTGTGGAATCAGCATATCAGAGAATATGTGCAAAATCTTGCCGAGAGCGTCGACACCTACGATGTCGATACTAAGTTTCAGGCTACAGGGTTAGGTGAGATCACTGTAAAGGGAAAGTTTGGATTCCAGATAAATCAGGAGGCAGAAGCAGCGCAGCTTTTGGATGAACTTTCCAATCATACGGTAACGACAAGAAAACCGGCCTTTTCACAGGAGGCACCGACGTATGAGAATAATGGTTTTGGTAATTCTTATGTGGAAATTGATCTCAGTCGTCAGCATGTATGGGTCTACAAAGATGGAGCACTGGCAGTCGATACGGGCTGCGTGTCGGGAAAGATGACCTCAGATCGCTGGACACCGCCGGGAATCTTCCATCTGACCTTTAAAAAGTCACCTTCTGTTTTGCGGGGAGCAAAAAGAGCGGACGGTACTTATGAGTATGAGTCACCGGTAACTTACTGGATGCCATTTAACGGAGGAATCGGGCTTCACGATGCCACCTGGCGCACATCGGGACAGTTTGGAACAAATATCTATAAAAATCGCGGTTCTCACGGATGCATCAATCTGCCGCTTTCGAAGGCAAAGGCTATCTATGAGATTATCGATGAGAGTATGCCAATTATCTGCTACTACTCTGAAACATATAATGTAGCACCTGCCGAGAAAAAGGCTGATGAAACAAAAGAGGCACCGACTGCTTCCCCGGACGAGGAAAAAAAGCAGGATTCGGATACAACAAAAGAAAAAGATAAGACAAAAGAAGAGAAAAAGAAAGATACACCGGCACCGACAAAAACACCGCCTGCACCGACAAAAGTGCCGACGCCCGCGCCAACCGATCCGCCGGTGACGGAAACACCAACTCCGACCGATCCCCCGGCGCCGACGAACACGCCGGAGGAACCTTCTCCGGATCAACCGACTGAGAATGAATAA
- a CDS encoding dUTP diphosphatase, whose amino-acid sequence MKRIKIQYLNDRIERLRYIDGKSDWVDLRSAEDIEMKAGEFRLIPLGIAMQLPEGYEAHVVPRSSTFKNFGIIQTNHCGIIDESYCGPDDWWFMPVYAMRDTAIHFNDRVCQFRIFEHQPKVVFEEGPLMGKNRGGLGSTGIQ is encoded by the coding sequence GTGAAACGAATTAAGATACAATATCTGAATGATCGAATTGAACGTTTGAGATATATAGATGGAAAGTCAGACTGGGTTGATCTGCGTTCTGCAGAAGACATTGAGATGAAAGCGGGGGAATTCAGATTGATCCCCCTCGGAATTGCAATGCAGCTTCCCGAAGGGTATGAAGCCCATGTTGTGCCCAGAAGTTCTACTTTTAAGAATTTTGGCATTATTCAGACTAATCATTGTGGGATTATTGATGAATCGTATTGCGGTCCGGATGACTGGTGGTTTATGCCGGTTTACGCAATGAGAGATACAGCCATTCATTTCAATGACCGTGTTTGTCAATTTCGCATATTCGAGCATCAGCCAAAAGTTGTTTTCGAAGAGGGTCCGCTTATGGGAAAAAACAGGGGAGGATTAGGCAGCACAGGGATACAGTAA
- a CDS encoding polyribonucleotide nucleotidyltransferase: MYKSFTMKLAGKDLTVDIGRVAKQANGAAFMHYGDTVVLSTATASDKPREGIDFFPLSVEYEEKMYAVGKIPGGFNKREGKASEHAILTSRVIDRPMRPLFPKDYRNDVTLSNMVMSVDPKCDPEVVAMLGSAIATSISDIPFDGPCAMTQLGMINGEFIVNPTLEEKEVSDLSLTVASTREKVIMIEAGANELPEQKMIEAIFMADDVNKEIIKFIDKIVAECGKEKHSYEHYEVPEELFSAVKEVVPEEEMEDAVFTDDKQTREENIRAITKRLQEKFADNEEWMEFIDDAVYQYQKKTVRRMILRGHKRPDGRAINQIRPLSAEIDIIPRVHGSAMFTRGQTQICTVTTLAPLSEAQKVDGLDEYITSKRYMHQYNFPSYSVGETKPSRGPGRREIGHGALAERALVPVLPPVEKFPYAIRTVSETFESNGSTSQASICASSMSLMAAGVPIKKPVAGISCGLVTGENDEDYIVLTDIQGLEDFFGDMDFKVAGTHDGITAIQMDIKIHGLTRAIIEEAIAKTKEAREYILTEVMEKAITAPRPEVGKYAPKIIQIQIDPSKIGDVVGQRGKTINTIIEETGVKIDIDDDGAVSVCGTDKEDMDRAVKDIQIITTDFEKGQILTGKVVSIKEFGAFLEFAPGKEGMVHISKIAKERINHVEDVLTLGDIVKVVCLGKDKMGRISFSIKDVPADAQ; this comes from the coding sequence ATGTATAAGAGTTTTACTATGAAACTGGCAGGAAAAGATCTGACTGTTGATATCGGGCGTGTTGCAAAACAGGCAAATGGAGCTGCCTTCATGCATTATGGAGACACGGTTGTCTTGTCGACGGCCACAGCGTCTGATAAACCAAGAGAAGGAATTGATTTCTTCCCTTTAAGTGTTGAATATGAAGAAAAGATGTATGCTGTTGGAAAAATTCCCGGTGGATTTAACAAACGCGAAGGAAAGGCAAGCGAACATGCGATCCTGACTTCTCGTGTGATTGACCGTCCGATGCGTCCTCTGTTTCCAAAAGATTACAGAAATGATGTGACACTCTCCAACATGGTTATGTCTGTGGATCCGAAGTGCGATCCCGAAGTCGTTGCTATGTTGGGATCAGCGATTGCAACCAGTATTTCAGATATTCCGTTTGACGGACCATGTGCAATGACTCAGCTGGGCATGATTAATGGAGAATTTATCGTGAATCCAACGCTGGAAGAAAAAGAAGTGTCTGATTTGTCACTGACTGTTGCTTCTACCAGAGAAAAAGTGATCATGATTGAAGCCGGCGCCAACGAACTGCCTGAGCAGAAGATGATTGAGGCGATCTTTATGGCAGACGACGTAAACAAGGAAATTATAAAATTTATTGATAAAATTGTTGCCGAATGTGGTAAAGAAAAACATAGTTATGAACACTATGAAGTTCCGGAGGAGCTTTTCAGTGCTGTGAAAGAAGTAGTTCCGGAAGAAGAGATGGAAGATGCAGTCTTCACAGATGACAAGCAGACAAGGGAAGAGAATATCCGTGCGATTACGAAGCGTCTTCAGGAGAAGTTTGCTGACAATGAAGAATGGATGGAATTTATCGACGATGCCGTTTATCAATACCAGAAAAAGACTGTTCGCAGGATGATCCTAAGGGGACATAAACGTCCGGACGGCCGTGCAATCAACCAGATTCGTCCTCTTTCTGCTGAAATTGACATTATTCCAAGAGTCCATGGTTCTGCCATGTTCACCAGGGGACAGACACAGATTTGTACTGTCACTACTTTGGCACCTTTATCTGAGGCACAGAAGGTAGATGGACTTGATGAGTATATAACATCAAAACGTTATATGCATCAATACAACTTCCCGTCATATTCTGTAGGAGAGACAAAACCGTCGAGAGGACCTGGACGCCGTGAAATCGGTCATGGAGCACTGGCTGAGCGCGCCCTTGTACCGGTACTTCCGCCTGTTGAAAAGTTTCCTTATGCAATCCGGACGGTCTCTGAGACCTTTGAGTCTAATGGCTCAACTTCACAGGCCAGTATCTGTGCATCATCAATGTCATTGATGGCGGCCGGTGTACCGATCAAAAAACCAGTAGCCGGTATATCCTGCGGATTGGTAACCGGAGAGAACGACGAAGACTATATTGTGCTGACAGATATCCAGGGACTGGAAGACTTTTTCGGTGATATGGATTTTAAAGTAGCCGGAACTCACGATGGAATCACTGCAATCCAGATGGATATCAAGATTCATGGACTGACCAGAGCAATCATAGAAGAGGCGATTGCGAAAACAAAGGAAGCAAGAGAGTATATTCTGACAGAGGTGATGGAAAAGGCAATCACTGCTCCTCGTCCGGAAGTCGGAAAGTACGCGCCTAAGATTATTCAGATTCAGATTGATCCGTCAAAGATCGGAGATGTGGTTGGACAACGTGGAAAGACGATCAATACAATTATAGAAGAGACTGGTGTGAAGATTGATATAGATGATGACGGAGCGGTTTCTGTCTGTGGAACCGATAAGGAGGACATGGATCGGGCTGTCAAAGATATCCAGATTATCACGACAGACTTTGAAAAAGGCCAGATACTCACAGGGAAGGTTGTAAGTATCAAGGAATTTGGTGCCTTCCTCGAGTTCGCTCCGGGCAAAGAAGGGATGGTTCATATCTCCAAGATTGCAAAAGAACGTATTAATCATGTTGAGGACGTGCTGACACTGGGGGATATTGTGAAAGTGGTATGCCTTGGCAAAGATAAGATGGGCAGAATCAGTTTCAGTATCAAAGATGTTCCGGCAGATGCACAGTAA
- the rpsO gene encoding 30S ribosomal protein S15 encodes MISPEKKQEIMKEYGRTEGDTGSPEVQVAILTERINELTEHLKVHHKDHHSRRGLLKMVGQRRGLLDYLKDKDIERYRELIAKLGLRK; translated from the coding sequence ATGATTTCACCAGAAAAGAAACAGGAAATAATGAAGGAATACGGAAGAACAGAAGGTGATACAGGATCACCGGAAGTACAGGTTGCCATTCTTACAGAGAGAATTAATGAGCTCACTGAGCATCTGAAAGTTCATCACAAGGACCATCATTCCAGAAGAGGACTTCTTAAGATGGTTGGTCAAAGACGTGGCCTGCTTGACTATCTCAAGGATAAAGATATCGAAAGATATCGTGAATTAATTGCAAAATTAGGACTTCGAAAGTAA
- a CDS encoding C40 family peptidase, whose product MYRKKLILLSQIAAFVILCGGTAVKAEVGNNLLAQTEADTKEEHFAVANVSTKLNIRQDPGPFSQIVGKIPACGLMKVDGYEDGWCLITSGDVTGYVSADYLYSPAESMRIIQTAGMADMPVAYKVSPVRQQLIDFASQFIGNPYVWGGTSLTKGADCSGYVQSVYNHFGISLPRVSAEQSKMGQRISVDQAQPADLIFYARQGVVYHVVINLGEGQVLNASNQKKGICISNLDSAHAVWAIDVIG is encoded by the coding sequence ATGTACCGCAAAAAACTTATCCTGTTGTCACAGATCGCCGCTTTTGTAATTCTATGCGGGGGAACCGCGGTAAAGGCCGAGGTAGGAAATAATCTGCTGGCACAGACAGAAGCTGATACAAAAGAGGAACATTTTGCCGTGGCAAATGTTAGTACAAAATTAAATATCCGCCAGGATCCGGGTCCGTTTAGTCAGATTGTCGGAAAAATTCCTGCCTGCGGTCTTATGAAGGTCGATGGTTACGAGGACGGATGGTGTCTTATCACTTCTGGCGATGTGACCGGATATGTGAGTGCTGATTATCTGTATTCACCGGCTGAATCAATGAGAATCATCCAGACGGCCGGTATGGCTGATATGCCAGTTGCTTATAAAGTATCACCGGTACGTCAGCAGTTGATTGATTTTGCCAGTCAGTTTATCGGGAATCCTTATGTATGGGGCGGGACAAGTCTGACAAAAGGTGCTGACTGCTCTGGTTATGTTCAGAGTGTCTACAATCATTTTGGCATCAGCCTTCCTAGAGTTTCCGCAGAACAGTCAAAGATGGGTCAGCGTATCTCAGTGGATCAGGCGCAGCCTGCCGATTTGATTTTTTATGCGAGACAGGGAGTTGTTTATCATGTCGTGATCAATCTGGGTGAGGGACAGGTTCTAAATGCAAGCAATCAAAAAAAAGGAATCTGTATATCGAATCTTGATTCTGCTCATGCAGTATGGGCGATAGATGTGATTGGATGA
- a CDS encoding sugar kinase, with product MDREFDLLSMGEILLRLSPPDNERIVRGDTFVKQVGGAELNVVSGVSFLGLRTGIISKLPDNPLGTYAKNKVRFCGVSDDYLVYDEDSDARLGIYYYENGAFPRKPRVVYDRRHASFCKINVCDLPKSLYTSSRCFHTSGITLALSKQSRDTAIEVMRRMKENGTMISFDVNFRGNLWTGEEARVCIEEILPLVDVFFCSEETARLTFHKEGDVKTIMKSFTDDYPISVVASTQRIVHSPKEHTFGSMIYSKKDDRFYEEEPYRHIEVVDRIGSGDAYCSGALYGLLAYNNDCQKALEYGNATGAVKNTIPGDLPSSDLKEINRIILNHKNTGPQLEMDR from the coding sequence ATGGATAGAGAGTTTGATTTATTGTCAATGGGGGAGATTCTTCTTCGGCTGTCACCGCCGGATAATGAGCGTATCGTCAGAGGAGATACCTTCGTAAAACAGGTGGGCGGTGCAGAACTCAATGTGGTATCCGGTGTTTCATTTCTTGGCCTTCGGACAGGCATCATCTCAAAGCTGCCAGATAATCCCCTTGGGACCTATGCGAAAAATAAAGTGCGTTTCTGCGGAGTCAGCGATGACTATTTGGTATATGATGAAGATTCAGACGCAAGACTTGGAATCTATTATTATGAAAATGGCGCATTTCCAAGGAAACCGAGGGTTGTCTATGACCGAAGACATGCCTCTTTTTGCAAGATAAATGTCTGCGATCTTCCCAAAAGTCTTTATACTAGTTCCAGATGTTTCCACACCAGCGGAATTACACTTGCACTTTCCAAACAGTCGAGGGATACGGCAATAGAAGTGATGAGGCGGATGAAAGAAAACGGAACAATGATTTCTTTCGATGTCAATTTCCGGGGAAATTTGTGGACCGGCGAGGAGGCACGTGTGTGTATCGAGGAGATCCTGCCGCTTGTCGACGTCTTCTTCTGCTCAGAAGAAACCGCCCGTCTGACTTTCCATAAAGAGGGAGATGTGAAGACGATAATGAAGAGTTTTACAGATGACTATCCGATTTCAGTCGTTGCATCCACACAGCGAATTGTTCACAGCCCCAAGGAACATACCTTTGGTTCCATGATCTACAGTAAAAAAGATGATAGATTCTATGAGGAAGAGCCATATCGGCATATTGAAGTAGTGGATCGGATCGGAAGCGGAGATGCTTATTGTTCCGGAGCACTTTACGGCCTGCTTGCATATAACAATGACTGCCAGAAAGCCTTGGAGTATGGCAATGCCACCGGAGCGGTTAAGAATACGATTCCCGGAGATCTGCCTTCTAGTGATCTAAAAGAAATCAACAGAATCATATTGAACCACAAAAATACCGGTCCACAGCTTGAGATGGACCGATAA
- a CDS encoding sugar kinase: MARVITFGEIMLRLAPEGYMRFVQADTFGATYGGGEANVAVSLANYGMDAAFVTKLPKHEIGQAAVNSLRKYGVDTSEIVRGGDRVGIYFAEKGASQRASKVIYDRADSAIAKAKTSDFDWEKIFKGADWFHFTGITPALNDDAAQICLEACKAAKKLGITVSCDLNYRNKLWSKEKAGEVMGEICKYVDVCIANEEDAADVFGIKAANTDVTTGTVNHEGYKDVAKQLKDRFGFSKVAITLRESISANDNNWSAMLYTEDEYYFSKKYKIHIVDRIGGGDSFGAGLICASLNNYDPQQTIEFAVAASCLKHTIEGDFNMVSMDEVTRLAGGDASGRVQR; this comes from the coding sequence ATGGCAAGAGTGATAACTTTTGGTGAAATTATGCTGAGACTAGCTCCGGAAGGGTATATGAGATTCGTTCAGGCTGATACCTTTGGTGCTACTTATGGCGGAGGAGAGGCGAATGTTGCTGTTTCACTTGCAAATTATGGTATGGACGCTGCATTTGTCACAAAACTTCCAAAACATGAAATCGGCCAAGCTGCCGTAAACTCGCTGAGAAAATACGGTGTTGATACCTCTGAGATTGTAAGAGGCGGAGACCGTGTAGGAATCTACTTTGCAGAGAAGGGTGCCTCACAGAGGGCGTCCAAGGTTATTTATGACCGTGCAGATTCTGCAATTGCCAAGGCAAAGACATCGGATTTTGACTGGGAAAAAATATTCAAGGGTGCTGATTGGTTTCATTTTACAGGAATCACCCCTGCACTGAATGATGACGCTGCTCAGATTTGCCTTGAGGCATGCAAGGCAGCAAAAAAACTTGGAATTACCGTTTCCTGTGACTTAAACTACAGAAACAAACTCTGGTCAAAAGAAAAAGCCGGAGAAGTGATGGGCGAGATTTGTAAATATGTCGATGTCTGCATTGCCAATGAAGAGGATGCAGCAGATGTATTCGGAATCAAAGCAGCGAATACAGATGTTACTACCGGTACTGTAAATCATGAAGGATATAAAGATGTTGCGAAACAACTAAAAGACCGTTTTGGGTTCTCCAAAGTTGCAATCACTCTACGTGAATCTATTTCTGCGAATGATAACAACTGGTCTGCAATGCTCTATACAGAAGACGAATATTACTTCAGCAAGAAATATAAGATTCATATTGTTGATCGTATCGGCGGAGGAGACAGCTTTGGTGCCGGTCTGATCTGTGCAAGCTTAAATAACTATGACCCACAGCAGACTATTGAATTCGCAGTAGCTGCTTCCTGTCTGAAACATACGATTGAGGGAGACTTCAATATGGTGTCGATGGATGAGGTTACCCGTCTTGCAGGCGGCGACGCTTCCGGACGTGTTCAGAGATAA